The nucleotide window aaccaaaacaaaaatgaaaatacaaTCATGATCTCTGTGTTGAGTCACTAATTGCTCATGCAAGATTCCTGTCCACAGAGTTGGGGTTGCCTTTCACAACCTTGGCCAGTTCTACATTGCACAACGGAAGCTTGAAGAAGCTCGCACTTGCTATGAGGTgagaagttttatttttagtCCATGTTTTGTTGTTATGACTAGGTTCAACAACAGTGCCTATGTGGTCTTTGCTAtccttttattttcagtttgttTTTTATGGTATTTTGAGTCTTTATTTTAAAGTTCATTAAATAAATGTTTCTGTATTAAATCCCCTGCATCTCCTTCCAGTATACCATCAGCATCCTTTTTTAAGCAAGGCATGGATAATGTTTGTATTAATTTGGTGAACTTGTCCCTTAAAATTTGCTGACCCTTGCTGTTTTTTCACCTTGCTCCCTGATTAATGATACATTTGGACAGCGTGCTTTGAAGGTATTACACAAGGCTGCTTTTACTTTTTACGTGCATGTAGTAATGTAACTATTTATGCTGCTAACTCCAACGTTATGATCACCTTGCAGATTAAGGGCCGTGTTTTGGGTCTTAACCATTCAGATTATGCAGATACTATGTATCATCTTGGAACGGTAGTTTTTTAAATCCCTGTATGATAATATTGATTTGTACTGCATTCTTGGTTCTTTTCTGTGTCTAGAATGGAAAATAAACTCAAATTAAGATGTTCTCTTGTATAAACAGATTAAAGAGAATTGAGAGAAGCAAAGAACAGGTAGAAAGAGACGGAAAATGATAGAAGAAAGAGAGTAGAGAGAGTCAGAGACAGGATAAAATGAGAGCCAAATTAGGGTAAACTTAAAATCTGTATTCTCAATCAATATGTTAGAAGTATGAAACCCCGTTTTTCTAATTTGCGTCGTATGTTAAAAGTAAGAACTCCGTTATGAATTGGATAGTGAAGCTGCATAAATGTTTCCAATTTGTGAATGGGCATTTTTTTCATTGGAGATGTATTGAAAAATGTTTCCAACATATTCCCTTGcagtaaattatttaattagatTTCCGTTGGACTGCAGGTGCTACACctccaaggaaaagaaaaggattCTGAGGCCCTTATTCAGGATTCGATCAGAATACTTGAGGTCAACAGCTTGTACAGTATTTTGTTCACTGTTTGAATTTGACATTTACTATTCTAACACTCATTTGTTATTTGACTATATAGGATGGTGGCCTAGGGGAGTCAATGGTGTGTGTCAAGAGAATGCGATCTCTTGCTCAGGTTGTCCCTTCTTCCAGGTTTCCACTGTGACTCTTGTTTCACAAGACATAATTATATATGATGATTGGGTATGCATACCAAATGACAATTTGAATTGTGAGAGGAAGTCTTAACTCTCTTAGAAAGTTGATGAAGTTTATGTGTAAGGGCTTAACAATTACACCTTGTATGTTACAGAACCCTCCTCTTCAACTAATGCTCAAGATAAACCTCAAATTGCACCCCTCATCATAGCTTGCTGCTTTGGGCCTTGACTCtaaatttgttttataaccAGTTCGTCCATCCACACACTGTATTGGAAATTCTTGGATATAAGAACCAGACCGttctttatatattatattctaGAACTGTTGGATAGCGTAAAAAAACTTACAGCTGCTCTTATGTACCACTCGGATACATTTTGGTTATTGGACGTCTTCATCTTTCCCTTAAGTCTAATTAATTTCTTGCTTCTCTCTCTAGATATATACAAAATCCAATCGTTTTGCAGAGGCTGAGAACGTACAAAGAAAGATTCTACATATAATGGAATTAACGAAGGTTTAACATTTAACTGTTTTTATCTGTATCTTTTCATACTATATGCTAAAGTTAGTTTAGTTCATAAAGTTTCTTATAGATGTTTGGTGCGTGCTTAAATGAATTACTTTCTCCTGACTTGTTTTCTGTATACCTTCATGTTTGGCTATGTGGATGAGAGATTCTATTTACAAACATTTGTTACTGTCTGGCAATGCAGGGATGGAATTCAATGGAAACAGTTGTAACAGCTGAGGGGCTCGCACTGATCCTACAATCCGCCGGGAGCTTAAAGGATGCTGAAGAGCTTCTTGAAAGGTAAGAGCATTGTAATTGAAGATCAGATGACATGATTTTCCATTACTTAAGAGAATTTTGTTTACTACTTTCCTTGCAGATGTCTTGATGCTCGGACAACCTTACTTCCTGAAGATCATATCCAGGTTTTCTTTTGCACATTCAGCTCATGTAAATATCCCCAATAATGTGACATATATTCTGATTGCTTATGATTTTGGTTAGCATTCACTACACTTCGTCATATTTCATTATGAATACATGGCAATACTATTTATGCATTCACTGCACTTCGTCTTATTTCATTATGAATACATGGAAATGCTGTTTTGACTGGTTCTGATTCTTGAGAGCATTCACCTATACTTCGTCTGATTTCATTATAACAAGAAATTTATTGGCAAAAATCAATAATTCTGTACAACATAGACATGTGCAACAATTaactttaaataattaattgtgTGAAAAGACAAAAGAGGATATAATattgaaacttaaaataatatttCTATCTACACCCCTCAAACCCTAATATTTTCTCAACACAAATTCATCTTCCCAATCGTTCATCTGCTTTCCCCACAACCCCTAACATTTCATCAGCTGAAAGCTTACCAACTGATCAACATAATGTACAGTGTTTCGTCCTCTTCATCAACTAACATGTTCGATATTGTGCAATACAAAAAGGCGCTGCctaaatgaagaaataagaatTACTTAATGCTCATGGGAACAAATTAACAGTATTTTGGGTAGGAAGTTgtatgaaatttgaattttcatttcaagtgaaaaagaaaagtatGGCTGCAATAATTCACTTAAAGGAAAAGTTAGTGTGCACTTTGGATTAGGcctgattttattttattttttattttttgtcaatgGGCAGATTGGTGCAAATATGCTTCACATTGCTAGAGTGGCAATGCTCAATTCCAACCAACTAAAGAAGATGGACACTTCTAAAGCAATTTCTGAGCTTGACAAGGCCAGAGATAATTTAAATGAGTCCATAAGGTTTGTTTCATTTAGTCATAAATTTTACGCAACAGAATTTGTAACCATACAAATGAAAGTGATGATGCGTTGATCAATTACGATTTCATCAACCTATTTATTACCTTAAAGGACTAACTTGtttattttggtttgttttgattaTGTGATTTTCACATCCTCTTCGTTATATTACAGGGTATTTAGTACTATTTGTCCAGTAGTGATTTTTGCAAAAGTTGATATACATAATGGTTGagtctttttattttgttatgctTCTTATTTCGAAGATTCGATGACATGTTGGTGTAACTAAAATTGAACTGTTGCTTCAATATATTTTGCTAGATCCTGTCATATTAGGCTCTATTCATAATATGCTTGGGAAGAGGTCAATTTGAATAGGATAGATccctttttttcaaagcacggGTGTGCGgagaaattttattaaattttgtttcCCATTGGTTGACATAGTTGATCATTTATGGTAGGAATGGCCCCTTTAGAGCTACAATTTTAGGTTTTTAATAGCCCAAGATCTAAGTGGTGAACCAATCAAAgagtgaaaataaaaaatcttacgTAAATTTTGGTTCTACACCCTAAGCAATCAACCATGTCAACAAATGGGATCATAGTGAAAGAAAATATAGAATAAATGAGATTTTCTCAATGtgaaagaaagaagaactcATATTAGGTATCTCTATGGTTATGGCTTTGGCCAAGGAGAGAGAATGTTTCCTTGTGAGATGTACGGAGACATTGATTCGTACTTATAATTTCTATACTTTTTAAGTTGTGTGTTTCACTTTTTGATTCAGTTAAATAACGTAGGATAGAAAGCCCCTGGGGTTAGTCCAAGTGGGGAGGGAGGGTGCAGTAATGGGTTAGGATTAGGATTGGTGCAAGGTGTAATTCCCTTTATTGTAACCAAAAACTAAGAATGCATCATAAACTAGTTATTATTTATGagaaaaattgctttctttacaAAAACCAAGAATGTATCATGAATGGTTAGGATTGGGATTAGAATTCATCTGTGTAACTTTTTACAACTTTCTTTTTTCTGTAATAGGATAGCACGGTGTTCTTTGGATAAATCAATCAAGAAGAATAGAAAGATACAAAGTGATATTGGAAGGAGTTGTCGTGTGCCTTTGGTCATAATGGTCAGTTTTCTTCTGTGCAACAAATATTTACCTCTGCTGTATAATTCTCATCCTGTCTCTCTCTTCTCACACATGCGGGTCTTCTTATATGCGAGGATTTGGGACTGCAAATATCTAGTTCTGTACTATAAAATAAAGCCACACGCAGTTCTTGTTTAAAATTGTCCCTTTTTAGCAATATTTTTCTTGCTGGTACTAGCATGCATAATACATGTATATACACATTTTCCACTTTGAGTTTGATGGATGTATGTACTTACAGTTGCAAGCATTTGACGCTCTTAGCCTTGTGGCGATCGCTAAGCAAGAATTACAGGAATCAAAGGTTTAGTAATTTTTTCTGGTTGACCTACTACTATATACTGTCAATTCAAACTGGCTGACCTGTTACTATTCTTGTAAACTGTAGCAGGATGAGTGTTCACCTAACATCGAAGCTGAGGATGCACTATTTAGATGCATCTCTGCTTACAAAGAGGTACCTTTTTGTGTTCATAACTTAATTGCTCTCGCTCATTTTTATGGTTTTCTCCCCCTTCTAGGTggttattttaaataaatggtTGCGAATGCACTTAGGAGTAATTctttttgtatgttttttattttatttaaatattggaGAGCAATGAAGCTAATTGATTTTTCGTCAGACTTTACATCTGCTAACTTGTATACTGTATATGCTGTGTTGCTTAAGTTGTCGTAGGGCCCGAAGAAATGTCCATAGCTTACATTACGTGAAAATATTGCTAAAGTATTTGATATTCTTGTTCCGGTTCACTACCTATAGGCAGACATTGTCTCTGAGCTTAGTTCTACTACAGAAATCAGTCCAATTATTTAACTTTTCAGGAGTTACCTTTAAGTGACAGTGTTCATACTTCATTTTATTCTTAGCTAGGTATATTTTATTAAGGGCGATTTTGGGAGGGCCAGAATCACTTTTGGGGAGACACCTCCTATGTGCTTCTCCATAAAATCATTAAAAGTGATTACCACACTCCCAGACAGGCCCTTGGTAAAACAAGAAAATCTAACTCTCAAATAATAGGGTACCTACTTATCAAATATACTTGGGGAAGTCCGTGGTAAACTTTCACCTTTTGAAAATTGTGCTCAATCTGTTCACATGTTCAATAGACGACCAGTGTGATTATTGTTTCACAATTAACATCTGAGCCTTCTATTTTTGGACGTTCGATGCGCCTTCTTATAGTTGTGTTTGCATGTTGATTTGTTTCTCCTTATCGATTTGTAGTTTGTAACTGAGAAATCGGTTGCTGAGTTTCCTGAAGTGAAGGCAGAGTATCTTAAATGTTTGAAGCATCTTATAAGCTTAAATAGTGGTACCAGTACCCAAAGGTCACAGCAATCTACCAGGGTCAATCTGCAAGATCTGAGAGATGAAATCAAGCATCTTGAACTCGAACTCTCCCCGTCTAGGAAACGTAAAATCTAAGGCTGCTGTCAATGGTCGATTGTTGTTGCAGAAGCAGTTAcaggtaaaaataaatatttattcttGTCATTTCTTCTATCTACCGATGAATCTGATTTAGGACATTGCTTTCAAAAAACGCTCATAGCAAACGTTGACGGATCACTTCCACAAACTGACCCGCCAACATTTGTTATGATAATGACCATCAACAGATTGTAACTTTTGATTACATTAATTACATCAACGATAATGTTTTCGAAGTTGGAAGCTCAACGTCAGGTGTTATTGTCCAGGCACCCTTGTAATTAGCAGCACTAAATCACGGTGGATTCTCAGAAATGGTGGGGTGCGAGAAAAAGCATTGCTTCCCAATTCATGGTGGATTCTCAGTATTGTCGTCAGTTCTCATGGCAATAAGGGCGATTCGAGAGTCGAAAGGTGgttgaaccgtctattttttaagttgcagTTCATAGAtcattttcacaaaatattagccaactCAAAAATGTTTGAGACATTTAATTAacttcaaagaaattaacgaacACTATGTTCTATGAAGCTTAAAATTGCATTCTGACAATTAAATTGACAAATAGTTTCGGATTGAACAGTTAGGGCCTTTAGACTTGCATTAGTTTCGGATTGTATAAGCTCTGTTGCTTAAGTCTCCTTTAATTTCACTATGTTGAAGTTTAGGCCATTGTTAAACTTTTCAGTGGACCCAAACGCCCATTTCCATTGAATGTTCTTATTCAATTCTGACAATGCTAGCTGCAGCAAGACCAAATTGCACCCAAAGATGCAAGGAGTAGGATtatctcctctctttttttcccttcctttccctccccttctatttgaacggtcacggttaagttatgtcaacatcttatattaattttttataacaagggaaagacaaaataagagaatatgagaggaggggatggaaAGGGGAAGGAAGAGAATCCTAGTCCAAGATGCAAACACTCCCATGAGAGGATAATATATGACACCGATGTCTTGTACCAATGAAATAAAAACACGTCTATATTTGTTATTCTCATGTTCATGTTTTATTAGACAAGACAACACGTGGCGATGTATTGTCCCATATAAGTTGTTCTTCCACGAGAAATTTGATACCAtttattttaaggaaaattaaccaaaagggcttcaaaattttgaattttaaccaaaattcatatacaaactttatttaatgataaagataaaaaataaaaaataaaaaaaataaaaaacaatccaACCCAATCGCGTGTAAGCATGCACCAACCAATTCAATAATCAAATCAAGCATCTGATGTGACTGTGAGCAGATAGAACTGATAAGAAGACTAACGTGCAGTGCAAAATAAGTAGTGGGAGTAGTACAATGAATGATGAGATGgaatggatggatgaaataaattatttttaaaacatttcattggGAAGGAAAATGTGAGAGTGAAACTTCaatggctttttttttcttttagagagagagagaaatctgTTTACatacagaaagaaagaaaagaaaagtagtaaTTTTTAACAGAAAATCAACGGTGCAAAAGCAACACCCAAATTACTTTTTAAATATTTCATCTAGAAGGAAAAGgttcaaagagagagagagagtgtgtgtatAAGGAAGAGATTGTGGGGTAGAGCCAACCAAATCCTTTCAAACTGATATCAACAAactccaaaaaaatttaaaaagagagagaaatttgagataaaaaaaaatattgctaACATCAATACATGACAGTAATTTGTAAGGAAATAGTTTAAAAATAATGATAGTGCTAGGGTTCgattttaagaaatagtcagtgtttagtttacgaaatagttagTTTTTTGTTTAAGAAATATTCAGtgcttagtttacgaaatagtgatattactagtttacgaaatagtgataatactagTGTTTGGTTTGAAAAATAGTCAGTGcttagtttacaaaatagtgatagtactattaCTTGGTTTAATATACAGTCTATTGTGTtcggtttaagaaatagtcagtgtttagtttacgaaatagtaatAATactagtgttcagtttaagaaatagtcagtgttcagtttacgaaatagtcagtgttcagtttacgaaatagtcagtgtttagttcaAAAAGTAATGATAGtattagtgttccgtttaagatatagttagtgtttagtttaagaaatattgttcagtttaagaagtaGTCAATGTTCAGTTTGAAAAATAGTGTTCGGTTTAAGAAGTAGTCaatgttcaatttaagaaatagtgttcagtttaataaGTAGTCAATGttttgtttaagaaatagtcacaGTATCaatgttcataaaactaaataatgaaatttttctttatttttgattttgtaatattattacttaatttgttctaaaacaattgaaagaatagtcaaataaataaataataaaataaaaataaaatgtttatgGAGTGAGGTGAAAGGAGAGAGAAGAGTGGGGagaggtgaaaaaaaaaaaaagttgaagtgGATGGGTGAGGTGAAATGATGGAGACAAGTTCCAAAACCCATTAATTTTCTATGCTATTAGCTTATTTGAACATCCTTATCTTCCCCAACTATTTTAATCAACTCCATAAAGTTATAAGAACTCAGTATTATAAATTCGATCATGCAGAGAAGAAAGCCGAGGGGAAGCTTTAACGACATCGATGAATCGGCAGTAGTAAAGGCAGCTGCATGGGCATGGTTCGAGCACGTTTCGGTTTCCGACGGCGAGTCGATCATGCCGGAATTCGATTTAAGAAGGGCTTGTCACGCTGCTTATAAACCGTCCAGGTACAAGCTAGAAGCTATGGAAAATATAGCCAACATTAGCAGTAAAGAAAGTGTTACTGCATCTAATAAATCACTCCTTGATACATATGAAATTGAAAGTATATCTCGGAAATTGGATCAACTTATAGAATTTAGTGGGGACAGAAGCAAACTTCATAAGGGTTTTCTAGTTGGACACGTTCTTGGTATAAAGAACATGAAAGAGGGCGGGAGAGGTTCGGACTCTGATCTTGAATACAGAGATAAACGCTCTTTACCACTGAAGCTACAAGTCCCCGAAGAAGTTCGTCAACAAGAATGTGTGCCGCTCATGGATGGTAACACGAACGGGAGGAAGAAAAGGAACCAGAACGTTAGAGGAGGATTTTGGCATAGGCATGTGGCGATATGTGGCAGAAGTGAAGATGTTGTAAACACACAAGCTTTCGTGGTTCGTCATCGGCGGCCGGAAAAGGGATAAACTGTTCAGATATATAAACCTCCAGGGCGAAGAAGAAATTGCGCTCTTTTTAAGTTTTGAGAAAATAAATGAACGTAAGTGTAAAGTTCCATCACCGCTTTAGTTTGTAAGAAGTTTGGGAAAAATATGTGTATGAAGTTTCCATTTAACGTACAAGATTGACATTTAAGGGTGGCAATTTGTGAGGGTGAATAATGTTTGTGACTTTATCTTTGTGTTTGTGTCAAGATAGCTATTCCAAAATTCTAGTGAGACATGTCAAATGACACTAACTAAACATCCTTGAAACATTACTCGATAGATTAATTTCGCGATGGAAATAGCATACAAGATTAAACAAGGAAAGTGCAGTTACCATTTCCCTTTTCCAAAATACCCTTACTCTATTAGGGCACCAAGCCgcatagtgtttttttttttttttgtcaaacgatagattttgttatatTAGATGTTAAATTAGTCATTAACGGGATTTGAACCCACGCCATTATGTAAGGGCTCAACACCTTTCCGCCAAGTCGCATAGTTGAATACTTGATTTCTCTTCACAGCACTCGGTTGTGTTTTCTTCGGAAGGTGTGTAGAGTTTTTACTCAGGTGTACACACCACCACCTTCTGTTTGCCTGCCTTTATTGGCACTGTTGTCGGTGGATTTTCCACCGGCTTCTTTCTTTGACTGGTTGTGAATTTGGCTGCTTGCTACCGGTTCGGGGCATTGGTTTGTGCTGGCGTGGATGCTCTGCGGTGTTGGAGCACTGGTTTTCTTCACGCCTGGGGTTTTGGTTGGTCGACGTGCTGGACGGCTTGCGTTGGTGGTTTTCGACATTGCCGGTATCGGAGGGGCCAAAATTTGTTTTGGGCTCTTTTGTATGTACTGTTCAGGtccaatgttttgttttgtactTAAGTAGTTTGTGGACCtctttgtatgtttgtttggcCTTGCGCCCTGGAATATAATGaccagttttccaaaaaaaaaataataataatacaagaACAGAATAAAAGATGAGGCTTGCATTTGTCAAGAATTACATGTAAAATGACATTAAAACCAACCAGCCCTTTGAAAAATACGGTTCATAGATGACACTTATTCAACACAATGGGCAGAATGATGAGGAATTGGAGCAATTAACCACATCTTGGCACTTTTAATAGGGAAAATAGCAACGCAATACAATTTAAAGGACAAAGCTAATTCTAGTTTGTAGCTAAGGACACACAAGGATCTTTTAAACGGACCTGGCAAAACACATTTCCAGCGTCAATGAAAGACGGGACTTGGAACTGCACGGGTGTAGGTGCAGCGGTGTGTGCTCATGGCTTCAACAGAATGGTGGTTTCTGCAATCATAGAAGTGACAACATATGGATCCATGTTCGACGCAGGCCTCCTGTCCTCGAAATAGCCCTTGCCAGCTTGTTCTGTCTCTCTACCAACACGGATAGAAGCACCGCGGTTGGCAACACCCCATTTAAATGTGTTGATATCGGCAGTTTCATGCCTTCCTGTCAAACGGCGTTCATTGCCTTCTCCATAGGCAGCAATGTGCTCCTTGTGCCTGAGTCCCAACTTGTCAATTGCCTTCTTGATAACTTCATAGCCTCCATCTTCTCTCATGGACTTAGTGCTGGAACCATACCACATTACAAACGTCATCGAATAGGAAAACAATGCTAACCGTGACATAGTTTGATCAACAGACACAAATCCTTTACAACTAATCAGTGGCATTATACCTGTAGTTTGTGTGAGCACCAGCCCCGTTCCAATCACCCTGGATTGGCTTGGGATCAAAAGACAGAACCACCCCAGCAATCTCAGTGATCCTCTGTCAGCATTGAAACAAAACTTCATTGACCAACACCGTAGAGTAATACCAGCAATTTATTATACAACAAGTATGCTAAGTTACCTCCAAAATATAACGAGCAGCCCACAGTTCATCTCCAGCTGATATGCCGACAGAAGGGCCAACTTGAAACTCCCACTGCATTATATGATTATATTCAGAAATACTTTTAACATTTgggcagaagaagaaaaaggacatAGAAGAAAGGTCAAGAAAATATATGTTTGATTCTTTTACCTGGCCAGGCATCACTTCACCGTTTATTCCACTAATGTTAATGCCTGCATAGAGACAGGCCTTGTAGTGCGAGTCAACAATGTCTCGTCCGAAGGCCTTGTCTGCTCCAGCAGCACAATAGTATGGGCCCTGTTAAGCAATACACAACATAATCAGGTTATGTTTGTGTAAACAAAGTAGAACTACCATCACATAAGTATATATGTCCGGAGAATCCTTAAAAGTTAGCGATGACAAAGTCAGGCAACATGTAAGCATTACGTAAACTCATATGAGCATAAAATATGACAGAATGAATCTAAATCATCAGAAAATATAGCGCGTTCAATAACCTGAGGGCCTGGATAGCCACCAACGGGCCACCCAAGGGGCCATTGGACATCTTTCTGCAACAAGGTGTACTCCTGTTCAATTCCATACCAGGGTACTTCAGCAACAACATCAGGATGGCTGAAAATCTTTGCAGCAGCAGCCCTCTTGTTGGTTGGAATCGGTTCTCCACCAGGTGTGTAGGTATCGCATATCACCTAAGTCGAACATCATTGAGTAACATTGTTACTTTTTAAGGAAAGGCAATAATTAATAGCTCACAGCATGCCATATCTCAACAGAAATGAAAGGGGAAAAAACTAAGATACGAGATCATCGATAACTCACCAAAATGTTGTTGCCTCTCCTGAATGGATCCTTGAAAATGGCTTGAGGGCTGTTTCATTTCATTAAAAAGAACACATATCAAAACTGATAACCGTGATTAAACAATAAAACATAAAACCGTTAAAGAGAAAAATGGTaagaaaattataaaaagaGCTTACTATAAGATAACTTCACTATCTTCTCCAGGAGCTTGACCTGTGCTGGAACCATCATAATTCCACTTGGGGAGCTTTGATGGATCACTCACTGGTCCTGGCAGAGTCTTCATTCACacaaaaacatatattattattatcattattatttcaacaaattaattattaaCAAACCAAGATAACAATTAACCAATCAAGGACTCGTTTGGGactgcttttaaaataactgaaagcgctTTACAGAAAACggttttgggttccaaaagtaAGTGTCTGGGTTCCAAAAGTACTTGGAGTACCTGGGTTCCAAAAGTACTTGGAGTACCTGGTGCTCAATTGcgtttttactaaagattggttaCAAATATATTTTCACctcgctttcagtcattttaaaagtacttcccaAACGAGTATCAAGATAACAAGatcaaagagaaggagaaaattAATTACCCTTGCTTTGCTTCTGATATCCATTCCAGATCCACCAATCCTGTTCCAGTAGATCAGAGTTATAACATTGGAATTAGAttttaaaatatcattaaaaaccATTAAGCAAAGTAATCAAAGTAGATAAATCCCAACTAGTAACATGATTAAGTTGTGATTAAcagaaaagaaaataccaatcATCAAGCAAAGATCCATCACCAAAATAGAAGGACAGTGATACCGACAGAAAAGATATACCTGATCTACGAATCTTAAGACAACAAAATAACGGCTCGGCTCGTTAAAacacaactaatccccatttttttggaATTACCTTAAGGGATTGTAgatgtatatatacacatatatatacatatatatgaacTAACAGTCGGTCAATTTTAGCAAAAGTATAAACCTTGGAATTTCGGCAACCGAATTAAACAAGACCAAagcaaacaagaaaaaaaaaacaatttatcccaagtagaaaacaagaaatttaaaagaaaaagcaaagtaAACGAACCCCATCGGATTTCAAAGAATCCATTACTGGAAATGGTCAACAGCACAAAATTaaagaacacacaaaaaaaaggaaagacaaATACTTTTATAAACATTTGACCAGCCCCAAGCGGTCGATCACAAGATCAAAACACAAAAGCAAAGCCAACCCATTAACCTAATCACCAAAACAAGAAAACCCATTTGCGTACGTATCAAAATACGTACAAATACGCACAGATACGTATACCATCACCATGTTCCAGGTCTGGAAAACCAGAGGATTAGGAAAGTAAGAGGATGAGGGGCTGACCATATGTACTCTGCGATGATCTTCTTAGTAGAGCCTGAGAGATCAAGGTTGATGAGATCTGTGAGCAGCGACATAGTTCCGGAGAAACACAGAGACTTGGAAACGAAGACTTTCTCTCACCCCTCTCTCTTTATCCTCTCAGTGAATGACTGTATACAGAGAGACGTAAACGGGAGGGGGTGGGTGTGCTTCTTTTATAGTACAGTCTCCTGGTGCTGTGAACGTATAAGAAATCTTAaattatcaaaaattaaaattaaaatttaaaattataaaaagcggaaaaa belongs to Malus sylvestris chromosome 17, drMalSylv7.2, whole genome shotgun sequence and includes:
- the LOC126610798 gene encoding uncharacterized protein LOC126610798 isoform X4, whose translation is MSLRQAAANMIKRRFRLASQTFSSTCGGVVTVIPLASRAKFDHGSKDCSWRMNYSHRDPRLWLFVSGNAAIFLAIHSNTVLAKDESVDPDNGTEGAEVVGLRKIEDGSVISNIHTSKWRIFTDKGRDFFLQGKLEEAEKLFLSALQEAKEGFGEREPHVASACNNLAELYRVNKAYNKAEPLYLEAISILEESFGPEDIRVGVAFHNLGQFYIAQRKLEEARTCYERALKIKGRVLGLNHSDYADTMYHLGTVLHLQGKEKDSEALIQDSIRILEDGGLGESMVCVKRMRSLAQGWNSMETVVTAEGLALILQSAGSLKDAEELLERCLDARTTLLPEDHIQIGANMLHIARVAMLNSNQLKKMDTSKAISELDKARDNLNESIRIARCSLDKSIKKNRKIQSDIGRSCRVPLVIMLQAFDALSLVAIAKQELQESKQDECSPNIEAEDALFRCISAYKEFVTEKSVAEFPEVKAEYLKCLKHLISLNSGTSTQRSQQSTRVNLQDLRDEIKHLELELSPSRKRKI
- the LOC126610798 gene encoding uncharacterized protein LOC126610798 isoform X1 → MSLRQAAANMIKRRFRLASQTFSSTCGGVVTVIPLASRAKFDHGSKDCSWRMNYSHRDPRLWLFVSGNAAIFLAIHSNTVLAKDESVDPDNGTEGAEVVGLRKIEDGSVISNIHTSKWRIFTDKGRDFFLQGKLEEAEKLFLSALQEAKEGFGEREPHVASACNNLAELYRVNKAYNKAEPLYLEAISILEESFGPEDIRVGVAFHNLGQFYIAQRKLEEARTCYERALKIKGRVLGLNHSDYADTMYHLGTVLHLQGKEKDSEALIQDSIRILEDGGLGESMVCVKRMRSLAQIYTKSNRFAEAENVQRKILHIMELTKGWNSMETVVTAEGLALILQSAGSLKDAEELLERCLDARTTLLPEDHIQIGANMLHIARVAMLNSNQLKKMDTSKAISELDKARDNLNESIRIARCSLDKSIKKNRKIQSDIGRSCRVPLVIMLQAFDALSLVAIAKQELQESKQDECSPNIEAEDALFRCISAYKEFVTEKSVAEFPEVKAEYLKCLKHLISLNSGTSTQRSQQSTRVNLQDLRDEIKHLELELSPSRKRKI
- the LOC126610798 gene encoding uncharacterized protein LOC126610798 isoform X3, encoding MSLRQAAANMIKRRFRLASQTFSSTCGGVVTVIPLASRAKFDHGSKDCSWRMNYSHRDPRLWLFVSGNAAIFLAIHSNTVLAKDESVDPDNGTEGAEVVGLRKIEDGSVISNIHTSKWRIFTDKGRDFFLQGKLEEAEKLFLSALQEAKEGFGEREPHVASACNNLAELYRVNKAYNKAEPLYLEAISILEESFGPEDIRVGVAFHNLGQFYIAQRKLEEARTCYEIKGRVLGLNHSDYADTMYHLGTVLHLQGKEKDSEALIQDSIRILEDGGLGESMVCVKRMRSLAQIYTKSNRFAEAENVQRKILHIMELTKGWNSMETVVTAEGLALILQSAGSLKDAEELLERCLDARTTLLPEDHIQIGANMLHIARVAMLNSNQLKKMDTSKAISELDKARDNLNESIRIARCSLDKSIKKNRKIQSDIGRSCRVPLVIMLQAFDALSLVAIAKQELQESKQDECSPNIEAEDALFRCISAYKEFVTEKSVAEFPEVKAEYLKCLKHLISLNSGTSTQRSQQSTRVNLQDLRDEIKHLELELSPSRKRKI
- the LOC126610798 gene encoding uncharacterized protein LOC126610798 isoform X2; amino-acid sequence: MSLRQAAANMIKRRFRLASQTFSSTCGGVVTVIPLASRAKFDHGSKDCSWRMNYSHRDPRLWLFVSGNAAIFLAIHSNTVLAKDESVDPDNGTEGAEVVGLRKIEDGSVISNIHTSKWRIFTDKGRDFFLQGKLEEAEKLFLSALQEAKEGFGEREPHVASACNNLAELYRVNKAYNKAEPLYLEAISILEESFGPEDIRVGVAFHNLGQFYIAQRKLEEARTCYERALKIKGRVLGLNHSDYADTMYHLGTVLHLQGKEKDSEALIQDSIRILEDGGLGESMVCVKRMRSLAQIYTKSNRFAEAENVQRKILHIMELTKGWNSMETVVTAEGLALILQSAGSLKDAEELLERCLDARTTLLPEDHIQIGANMLHIARVAMLNSNQLKKMDTSKAISELDKARDNLNESIRIARCSLDKSIKKNRKIQSDIGRSCRVPLVIMLQAFDALSLVAIAKQELQESKDECSPNIEAEDALFRCISAYKEFVTEKSVAEFPEVKAEYLKCLKHLISLNSGTSTQRSQQSTRVNLQDLRDEIKHLELELSPSRKRKI